The genomic DNA ACATTCCGGGCAATCCGTTGGATCGCCATGACAGCTGGCGCAAGACGTCCTGCCCTGCCTGCGGAAAGGACGCGCTGCGCGAGACGGACACGATGGACACCTTTGTGGATTCGTCGTGGTATTTCGCACGGTTTACGGCCCCGCGCGCCGAGACACCGACGGTGATGGAAGACGCAGAATACTGGATGAACGTCGACCAGTATATCGGCGGCATCGAACACGCGATCCTGCATCTGCTCTATTCACGGTTCTTTGCGCGGGCCATGCAGATCACGGGGCATCTGCCCAAATCGGCATCCGAACCGTTCGATGCGCTATTCACGCAAGGCATGGTGACGCACGCGATTTACCAGACGCCCCAAGCGGGCGGGCGCCCCACCTATCACTATCCCGAAGAGATCGAACTGCGGGATGGCAAGGCGTATCTGAAAGATGGCGGTGCCGAAGTCGAAGTGGTGCCGTCTGCAAAGATGTCGAAGTCCAAGAACAACGTCGTCGATCCGCTGCATATCATATCGTCTTACGGGGCGGATACCGCACGGTGGTTCGTGTTGAGCGATTCGCCCCCCGAGCGGGATGTGGAATGGACGGCATCGGGTGCCGAGGCTGCGTACAAGCACCTGTCGCGCGTCTGGAACATCTGCGACCGGATTGCTCAAATGGACGACGATGCTGCGGGCGAGGGTGGTGAGGACCTCCTGCGCGCCATGCATAAAACCATCCACGACGTCACGATGGGCGTGGAATCGTTTGGGTTCAATGCTGCGATTGCGAAGCTTTACGGCTTCACGGCCGTGTTGCAGAAATCGAAAGCGCCCAAGGCCGCGCAGCGCGAAGCCATTATGACACTTGCACAGCTGATGGCCCCGATGACCCCGCATCTGTCCGAGGATATCTGGGCGCATCAGGGCGGCGAGGGTCTGATAGCAAAGGCCCCGTGGCCGGTGGCGGACGAAACTATGCTGGTCGACGACACGGTCACGCTTCCCATTCAGGTAAACGGCAAACGCCGGGCCGAAATTCAGGTGCCGGCGGATATGTCCAAGGATGACATCGAAAAAGCCGCACTTGCCCATGAGGCTGTGATCCGTATCCTTGACGGCAGAACCCCCAAAAAGGTCATCGTCGTGCCCGGTCGGATCGTGAATGTCGTTGCTTAACCGTCGTCTCTTGATGCTTGGTCTGCCGCTGGTCATTGCGGGCTGCGGTTTTGCACCGGCCTATGCCCCGGGCGGCACCGGTGCCGCCCTGCGCGCGGCCGTGTTGGTGCAGGAACCCTCGACCCAAGAAGGCTATCTGCTTACGCGGCATCTTGAGACACGTCTGGGGCGGGCCAACGCGCAACGCTATGCGCTGGATTTGCAGATCAAGACACAGAGATCAGGTCTGGATGTGGCCGAGGACGATGACATCAACAGGTTCGGGCTGCGCGGACAGGCCGATTATGTGCTGCGCGATGTCGTGAGCGGTACGGTCGTTACATCCGGCATGGTCGAAAACTTCACGGCGTTTTCGGCCACCGGCACGACCGTTGCCACCCTTGCCGCCGAACGCGATGCCATGGAACGTCTGATGACGATTTTGGGCGATCAGATTTTTGCGCGGTTGCTCGCGGCCGATTTGCCTGCATGAAACTGACGCGACGCGACGCCAGTGGCATCATCGCCAAACCGCCGCACGACAAACTGGGCCTGCTGATTTACGGCGCGGATGCGATGCGCGTCGCCATCAAGCGGCAGGAATATCTGCGTGCCCTTCTGGGCGCCGGTGCCGAAGAGGAGATGCGCCTGACCCGTATCCCTGCGGGTGACCTGCGCCGCGAGCCTGCCCTCCTGATGGATGCGATCAAGGCGGTGGGCTTTTTCCCCGGCCCGCGTGCGGCCTTTGTCGAGGGCGCGAATGAGCTGGTAGCAAAGACAATCGTCGATACATTGAGCGACTGGCAACCGGGTGACGCGCAAATCATCGTCACCGCAGGCGATCTGAAAAAGACCTCCAAACTGCTCAAGGCATTCGAGGCGCACCGCGATGCCTATGCGCTCGGGCTTTTCGATGATCCACCCGACCGCGCCGAGATCGAGCGGCTTCTGACGGAAGCGGGCCTGCAGGCCGAAGGGCCGGTCATGGGCGCGCTCGAAGATCTTGCCCGTGCGCTGGCGCCCGGTGACTTCCGCCAGACGCTGGAAAAGCTGTCACTCTACAAATTGAGCGATCCGCAAACGCCGCTTGGGCTGGATGATATCTCAGCCTGCGCGCCTGCGTCGGTGGAGGCGGCAGTGGACGATATCCTGAATATCGTGGCCGAGAAACGGGCCACCGCTATTGGTCCGATGATGCGTCGATTGCAGAGCCAGGGCGTCAACGCAGTCACATTGTCCATTCAGGCCATGCGCCATTTCCGCGCGCTTCATCGGGCAGCGTGTAATCCCGGCGCGCCGATCTATGGCTTTCGCGACCGCGACCGCATGATGCGTCAATCGCGTGATTGGGGCACGCACAAGCTCGAAGCGGCCTTGGGCATGTTGACCGATACCGACCTGCAATTGCGCTCGGCGGGTCAGACCGCCCCGGCGCTGGCCATCATCGAACGCACCTTCATCCGGCTTGCCATGTTCGGCGCCAGCTAACCGCAAAAGGATTCCCCCGATGTATCAAGTGATCGGCACTGCCAAGACCCGCGCGTTTCGCGTGATGTGGATGCTCGAGGAACTGGGCCAGCCCTATGAGGTCATCCCCGCTGCGCCCCGTTCGGATGAGGCAAAGCAGTACAATCCATCGGGCAAGATACCCGCGTTGGTCGACGGCGCGCATGTGTTGACGGATTCGGTTGCGATCATGCAATACCTTGCCGACAAACACGGGCGCCTGACCGCGCCTGCGGGCACCCCCGACCGCGCCCGTCAGGATGCGATGCTGTTCTGGTTGATCGACGAGTTCGACGCCATTCTCTGGGCGGCTGCGAAACACAGCTTTGTTTTTCCCGAAGACCGTCGTGTGCCTCAGATCAAGGACAGCCTGAAAGCCGAATTTGCACAGGCCGCGATGACACTTTCCGAAAGGCTGGAGGGGCCGTTCCTGATGGGAGAGGAGATCAGCGTGCCTGATCTGTTGGCAGTGCACTGTCTGAATTGGGCCATCGGCGCAAAGTTCCCCGAAGTCGACGAGCGTCTGGCCAAATGGGCGTCACGCTTGCGGGACCGGCCCGCGTTCAAGGCGGTGCGCGCGCGGAGCGCCTAGGCCAAGGCGCGCGCCGCGGCCTGTCCGGCCCAAGCGCCGGTCGCCATGCATCCCGTAATGAGATAGCCGCCTGTCGGCGCTTCCCAGTCGAGCATTTCGCCCGCGACCCATGTATTCGGGATCGCATGCAACCGCAGGTCTTCGTCCACACTCGACCAGCGGACA from Sulfitobacter sp. S190 includes the following:
- the lptE gene encoding LPS assembly lipoprotein LptE, with the protein product MSLLNRRLLMLGLPLVIAGCGFAPAYAPGGTGAALRAAVLVQEPSTQEGYLLTRHLETRLGRANAQRYALDLQIKTQRSGLDVAEDDDINRFGLRGQADYVLRDVVSGTVVTSGMVENFTAFSATGTTVATLAAERDAMERLMTILGDQIFARLLAADLPA
- a CDS encoding DNA polymerase III subunit delta; this encodes MKLTRRDASGIIAKPPHDKLGLLIYGADAMRVAIKRQEYLRALLGAGAEEEMRLTRIPAGDLRREPALLMDAIKAVGFFPGPRAAFVEGANELVAKTIVDTLSDWQPGDAQIIVTAGDLKKTSKLLKAFEAHRDAYALGLFDDPPDRAEIERLLTEAGLQAEGPVMGALEDLARALAPGDFRQTLEKLSLYKLSDPQTPLGLDDISACAPASVEAAVDDILNIVAEKRATAIGPMMRRLQSQGVNAVTLSIQAMRHFRALHRAACNPGAPIYGFRDRDRMMRQSRDWGTHKLEAALGMLTDTDLQLRSAGQTAPALAIIERTFIRLAMFGAS
- a CDS encoding glutathione S-transferase family protein, yielding MYQVIGTAKTRAFRVMWMLEELGQPYEVIPAAPRSDEAKQYNPSGKIPALVDGAHVLTDSVAIMQYLADKHGRLTAPAGTPDRARQDAMLFWLIDEFDAILWAAAKHSFVFPEDRRVPQIKDSLKAEFAQAAMTLSERLEGPFLMGEEISVPDLLAVHCLNWAIGAKFPEVDERLAKWASRLRDRPAFKAVRARSA